A segment of the Bacteroidales bacterium WCE2008 genome:
AGGTGCTGAGGGAGCCAGGATTCTCCGTGTCCATGTCGGAGAAAACAAGACCGAACGCCCACGTAGCGCAACTATCGAATGGACCCTCGGTCTCGAGTCCGGCTCTTTCGTCGTAAAGCAGAGAAAAGAGATGAAAGAATACTCCGTGAATAATTCATGGAATATCTCGTACCTCGGTTCCGACAATGATATCTACAAGGTCGGAGTCGCCGGAGTCAGCGGAGAGTATGCTGTAACAGCTGTTCCCGCTTCTAAACTGGCTCAGGGTGGTTTCGCCAGTGTGGCAGAATATCTTACCGAGTCTGATTCTGATATTGCCAGTGCTATAGCTGACGGCGAGATCGCTGTCTATTCTGGCGACAAGACTGTCGAACTGAGCAATCTGTCCGGCGGAGAGAATTATGCTGTCGTTCTCGGCTACAATTCTTCTAAATCTGAACTTACAGGGGAATACAATGTCGTTACCTTTAAGGTAGAGGGCCCTGATCTCCGTACTCCTTATGAGAAGTGGCTCGGAACATGGGCTGTTCAGCGCGGTGGCGAGACTGATACCTGGACTATCACCAAGAATGTCGAGAACTACTCTTACAAGATCGACGGTATTGATAATATTGCAGCACTGATGACTGACGGCTCTTCATTCCCTATCGACGCCCAGTTCGATTCCGCTACCGGAAATCTGGTAATCCATGTCCAGACAGGTATTGCATCAATCACTCTCAACGATGGTACAGAGTGCTCTCTCGACTTATATGGCGTGATCGAATATACCGGCAAATACTATTATGTCACTGGCGATTATGATATCGTTACTTTGAAATATGGTGATAACAATACTGCCACGATGGAGGGTGATGTCCTTAAGCTCGAAGGCCTTGAGGGTGATTTCCCTCTTATTGGAATGCGTCATGTGCTGACTGCTGAAGAAGGCAGCATGTTTGTCAACGATGACTTCACTCCGTTCGACCAGACAATCAGGCAGCTGACTCAGGTTGACGGAACCGGAACCGGTGACGATCCTGGAACCGATCCTGGCACCGACCCGGGCAGCAATAAGGGTTATGCCGGCTGGCTCGGAAACTGGACCTATTCCGACGGTACCAACAACTACAGCATCTCAATCACCCAGAAGGCAGCCAACTCTACATACAACGTCAGCGGTTTTGCCCAGGAGTATGTATATGAAGCAGTCTACGATTCTGCTACAGGCGCTATCGAGATTAACGGTACCCAGCTTCTGGATACGGGAATAGAACTCTCGAACGGGGAAGTTGTGGACCTGTATGTGTTAGCTGTCGACAGCGGAAAATATTACGAGTACGGTAATCCTGACAAGAATTACCGCCTTGTGAT
Coding sequences within it:
- a CDS encoding Putative binding domain-containing protein, N-terminal produces the protein MKKLFGILMVALSVFSLASCSGENEIDEKGAPTIVINSKDIQLPAKGGESSFLVDSDVDFIVSVSHDWVSVSKDGNRVKVAAEKNSSLQGRYAELSVSNGKDGASIVINQLGYISSDVEFDDISVSYLGQFVELEYEYNDFISASTDAKWIRFDNATGAEGARILRVHVGENKTERPRSATIEWTLGLESGSFVVKQRKEMKEYSVNNSWNISYLGSDNDIYKVGVAGVSGEYAVTAVPASKLAQGGFASVAEYLTESDSDIASAIADGEIAVYSGDKTVELSNLSGGENYAVVLGYNSSKSELTGEYNVVTFKVEGPDLRTPYEKWLGTWAVQRGGETDTWTITKNVENYSYKIDGIDNIAALMTDGSSFPIDAQFDSATGNLVIHVQTGIASITLNDGTECSLDLYGVIEYTGKYYYVTGDYDIVTLKYGDNNTATMEGDVLKLEGLEGDFPLIGMRHVLTAEEGSMFVNDDFTPFDQTIRQLTQVDGTGTGDDPGTDPGTDPGSNKGYAGWLGNWTYSDGTNNYSISITQKAANSTYNVSGFAQEYVYEAVYDSATGAIEINGTQLLDTGIELSNGEVVDLYVLAVDSGKYYEYGNPDKNYRLVIGKLSSDGKSATFEGDEYDAVYSGQTYHEEIVSFGVVGMTEEGKLYSLTSYPHAKLPGSLSKASSGVFRKVGSGVYAKNPSKVHAASVRGYEKSFSFPGKYAVGTQYYRRAK